TTTCACGAGAGAAATTTGATGGTATTTTGAGGATTATCTTTCGAAGTCTTACTCATGTCCGCGGTCATGCCAAGCATCCCAACCCAGAGGGACAATGTCGCTGCCAAAGTAGGTCTGGGAAAATATTACAGTCGAGTACTCCTTGTATGCTCTCCCAAGATACGTGAGCCCCTGTCCGTCCACCGAGCCACCCTTGAATACGAAAGCACTTGTATGAGGCTCATCTCGACCCTGGGCAGTAACAAAACCTATAACTCTTCCAGGGCCGAGGTTGGCTGCTGTGGAGGTTATCTTACAGCCCTGTCCATCAGCGGAAACGCAACTGTTGATGAGCAATTTCAAGTATTATATTAAGTATATTGGAACATTCACAATTGGCTATGAGTCGACAAACCGCATATAGAGATTGACCGCCGCCCCCATATGAAATCCACGCTACCCTCGATGTAGCACGATTGGAAAAAGTGACGGCCTTTCCAGTCACCAAGTGTATCCTGCAGACTCATAAATCCACAGTCGTAAAACGCTGCCTTGTCTCCCCAAATCATGATGGCCGGTGCCACGTCAAATTTATGAGGACCAGAAATACCGAGATCATGTGTGTTCTGCAGTCAGAGAAAGAGCTACCTGATGAGTAGTAACTCAGATCGATAGAACTAAACTATAATTGCTGAAATATTTTCCTTGACCTTGAAGGTTATATGCGATGCAAGAAAATTATCAGCGTATAAAGTGAAGGTGGAAGAGTTCTCGGAGTGCCCGTAATCGTTCCACTCGATTGACGTTGCTCCTTGACCTTCTCCTTCGAGAAAAATGAACTGCTTGTCTTGAGGTATGGTCACTTTCTCCCTGCAAAGTTACCGATGAGTGACCAATTAACAATTGTATGTTGTGCAATTTACATGCTTAGTATAATTAATCAATATGTTACCAAAAGAAAATGTGTTGAGATGCATCTCTCATCTTTATTACGAATTATGGACCGACCCATGTTAGGGAAAATCGAAACTAGACTTGGAATTGGGAGGACGTGACTTACTTGTATGAACCGGGTTTAACATGTATTTGGACCCACTGGTTGTTTTTAGCGGGGACCCAGTTAATTGCTGCCTGCACAGTGGTAAAATTCCCAGAACCAGACTGGTCGACTGTGACCGACTGAACCACAGGAGTGGATTTCGGGTGAAAGTTTGGCACGTCGATGTGTGCATACGATACACCATAAGTGAGAAAGAACGACAGTAGCGTAAACCTGAAAATGCTCATACTGATCGAGATCAATCAATCTTTTGATTTATTGATGTCCAATCCGTCTGGTATGAGTTTATATAGCTTAGAGGAAGTTCTTAGATGGAATGGCATCCAGCAGCAAATCGACAATTTCCTTACGAGTCTCAGGCCTTTCTGTAGCTGGAAATGTTAGCATGACAAAACCCCACAGCAAAACCTTCCATTTCTTACTTATTCTTTTGGAAAAATCGCAAATGGTCTTTGACTCATAAATAATACGGTGAATATATTAAGAATAATTAGGGCATTGCTCAAGTGACTGAAATTCATTTCCATATTTGTCATAACGTGATTAGTGCCTCCTTACATCAAATGACAAAATAAGACCACTGAGTTTCGTACTAATTATGAATTCTTATCCTATGCCTTAAGGGGTCTTATCGAcaacttattttaaaaaaaaaatcctgatAAAAGGGGACTTTGTAATTGGGCACGTGTTATCGAcaacttatttttaaaattgaatgattgactctaatttaattaaccgagCCTGTAAAGAAAACCTGCGCAATGTTGCAGGGAAAGATTCTAATTCGCAATCTGAATTTCTTCCTATTTTAAGTAGATTAATATATACTACTTCATAAACCtaccttttatatatatatatatatatatatatatatatatataatcccaTTCAATATTGATGCTATCTTTATATTCATGATATATGCAATTATTTGCACTAATACAccataaatattataaaatatagggtaaattacaaaaaaaaatctaaattttgataatcgtTTCAaatttgtcctaaattttactttgtaataaaaaatcacatatttcGATAACATTTAAGATTTGGCCTCCGTTACTGTTCTGTTAATATTTCCGTCTATTTGCTTACGCGGACTTTATGGAACACACTAAATTTGCACATCATTtgatcatcttctttttttctttgcaaaaataacataagttttcataaaagtctcagttttgttatatattttgattcataatttaaaaaaaaatacatgtcagTACCTCATTTTAGTTCACCAGCTCCAAAAGAGAACATCAACAGCATTCCTGACTAGAATTCGAAAACTATTACAAAATAAGACCCAGCAAACCCCAAGTTACTATTTATATTCGGGTCAGCCATGTCAACTGGATGGCCTCAGGAGCGATGCATGGAGGATCACAGTATGAGGAAAATTCGAAATCGACAACCTAGCATGATCATAAGGAGGAGggacaaaattgtcatttccgtCATCCATTAGTGGGTAGTAACCTGGCTAACTCGACTGTGAATCGTAACTCGGGATTTATTGTGTCTT
Above is a window of Punica granatum isolate Tunisia-2019 chromosome 7, ASM765513v2, whole genome shotgun sequence DNA encoding:
- the LOC116214479 gene encoding probable pectinesterase 55, with translation MGRKEIKKSKMMEIERRRERNGDGVVLRMLSAVLTERRRERERVKAGEGGRNSAMRGEGRFTLLSFFLTYGVSYAHIDVPNFHPKSTPVVQSVTVDQSGSGNFTTVQAAINWVPAKNNQWVQIHVKPGSYKEKVTIPQDKQFIFLEGEGQGATSIEWNDYGHSENSSTFTLYADNFLASHITFKNTHDLGISGPHKFDVAPAIMIWGDKAAFYDCGFMSLQDTLGDWKGRHFFQSCYIEGSVDFIWGRRCVSADGQGCKITSTAANLGPGRVIGFVTAQGRDEPHTSAFVFKGGSVDGQGLTYLGRAYKEYSTVIFSQTYFGSDIVPLGWDAWHDRGHE